The Populus alba chromosome 13, ASM523922v2, whole genome shotgun sequence genome contains the following window.
AACTGTCCAAAAGCTGAGTCGTTTATACTGTGTAATGGAGACCCTTCGCTCAAAATCCCAGACAGTCTGTTTAAGGGAACAAAAACTCTCCAACTTATGGATATGACAGGTGTGCAACTTCCAACACTACCTTCCTCACTTCAATTTCTCGAAAAGCTTCAAACATTGTGTCTGGATAGTTGTGGTTTGAAAGATATATCTATGATCGGAGAGCTAAAGATGTTAAAAGTTCTCAGCTTAATAGGCTCTAACATTGTTCGGCTGCCGAGAGAAATTGGGCAATTGACTCGTCTGCAACTTCTGGATTTGAGTAAAAATCCAGGCCTTGAAATGATTCCGCCAAATGTGTTGTCATGCTTGACCCAACTAGAGGACTTGTACATGGAGAACAGCTTTTTGCAATGGGGGATTGAAGGACTAGATAGTCAAAGAAACAATGCTAGCCTGGCTGAGCTGAAATATCTGCCAAATCTAAGCACTTTATACTTACACATTACAGATCCTATGATTCTTCCCAGagacttcttctccaaaaaattggaaagatttaaaattttgatcgGAGAAGGGTGGGACTGGTCCAGCAAGCGTGAAACTTCAACAACAATGAAACTGAAGATCAGTGCAAGCATTCAATCGGAGGAGGGGATCCAACTGTTGCTGAAGAGAACTGAAGATCTACATTTAGATGGACTAAAGGGTGTTAAAAGTGTTTCCTATGAATTAGATGGGCAAGGTTTTCCTCGTTTGAAGCATCTCCATATCCAAAATAGTCTTGAGATTCGATATATTGTCGACTCGACGATGTTAAGTCCTTCTATTGCTTTTCCACTCCTGGAGTCTTTGTCTCTTGAAAATTTGAGTAAGTTGGAGAAGATTTGCAATAGTCAACCTGTGGCAGAGTCATTTAGCAACTTAAGAATTTTGAAGGTGGAAAGTTGTCCAATGTTGAAGAATCTTTTTTCGTTGCACGTGGAAAGAGGCCTTTTGCAACTGGAAGAGATCAGCATAATTGATTGCAAAATCATGGAAGTGATTGTTGCTGAGGAAAGTGGAGGCGGAGCTGACGAAGATGAAGCAATCAAGTTGACTCAACTACGAACACTGACACTGGAATATCTACCCCAATTCACAAGCGTTTCCTGCAAATCAAATGCAGCTTCCATATCACAGACCAGTCCAGAGCCGTTAATCACTGATGTCAGGTCCAATGAAATTGCATCTGACAATGAGCTCGGGACTCCCATGACACTTTTTAACAAAAAggtttgctttattttaatGACTTTGGCATAAAATGGAGTATCATTCTCATTTTGACgaatgaaaagaacttgatgaTGAAGCAAAAGTTGTGCATGCAGGTTGAATTCCCCAATTTGGAAGACCTAAAACTGTCCTCTATCAAAGTTGAGAAGATATGGCAAGACCAACCAGGAGAACTGTCCTATTGGTTTCCGAGGTTAACAAGTTTGACAGTCGAGGGCTGTGGAAATCTAAAGTATTTATTTACTTCTTCTATGGTTGAAAGTCTTGCTCAACTCAAAAGGCTTGAGCTATGTGATTGCACGCCTAtggaagaaataataattaagaacggattaggagaagaagaaaatgtgaGAGGAATGATGTTTCCAAAGCTACAATTCCTCAAGCTTAAGGGCCTTCCAAATCTCACAAGATTCTGCACTAGTCACTTAATCGAATGCTCCTCCTTGATAGAACTGTGGATAGAGAATTGCCCTGCACTGAAGACCTTCATCTCTAATTCATTAAGCACAGATGCAGTAGCCAACAATCAGTTTGAAGAAACAAGCTCAACTCTCTTTGATGAAAAAGTgagtccttttcttcttcttttcctgttAGTCCTACAGTCCCCAACCTCAGTTCAACATTTGCTTTTGAACAcctgaaatttaattttcttgtcaTTTGCTTACTGACATGATGGAATTGATTTCTTAGGTTGCATTCTCTAACATAGAGAAACTGCACATTCTTGGCATGGATAATTTGACTATGATATGGCACACTGAATTCCATTCAGATTCCTTTTGCAAGCTCAAGGTGCTGAAGGTAAAACAAGCAAACAAATTGTTGAATATTTTCCCACCCAATATGCTGAGAAGATTTCATAATTTAGACCACCTGGAGGTAGATGATTGTTCTTCACTGGAAGAGGTGTTCGATCTCAGATCTCTGATGAATGAAAAAGAATCCCATGCTGTAACAGCGTTTAAATTGAGAGATATGTATGTATGGAACCTGCCAAAATTGAAGAAAGTGTGGAATACAAATCCCCATGGAATTCTCTCTTTTCAAAACCTTCATTTAGTGGATGCTTTGAATTGTCCTAGTCTAAAAAGCCTCTTCCCAACCTCTGTAGCCTTAGGCCTTTCACAACTCCAAAAGCTTAAACTACATAATTGTGGAGTGGAGGAAATTGTTGCTGAGGAAGAAAGACTAGGAGAAGAACTAAAGTTTGTTTTTCCTAAAACAACCTCCTTCATTCTCTGGAGATTGCCCAAACTCAGGAGTTTCTACCCAGGAAGACACACTTCAGAGTGGCCGGTATTAAAGAAACTAGACGTGTATCATTGCCACAAAGTGCCGGTATTTGATTCGGAGCTCCAGAGCACCCAAGGAGCTTGTACACAGGACCAACTTGAGATCCAAGTTCAGCAACCGCTTTTCTCATTTGAAAAGGTATGAGCTTGAGCATTATCCTATGGATGTTCACTAACAGTTCTAAACATTAATGCCTTCAATgagttatgttaaaaaatacagaACATTCTCTGTGCGGGTCCCCTAGGCTTACATGACACCATTAAGAAACCGAAAAGTTACTCTTGCTGCCTGGCAAGATAGTTCAAGCTAGACCTAGCTAGCTGTGCAAAATAGGAACATTTTTTCCTTGTATTATTAAACTCTAACCTATTCCTTTGATAATGCCATGTCTACAAGAACTTTAGACAAGAATTAGCTAAGATGCAAAGGCAAATCCGCTTGTAATGCTTGCATTTTGGCCTTTAATTCTACCCAATCAtcatcttttttggttttgaatcaGATATGCAATCTATGAAGAAGATTCAATAAAGACAACACTTCTCCCAAAAATTGAATTCTACTAGTTCACTTTAGAATCCACAACAAGAAGCAATAGGATAGGATATTGTAGTAAAAACCCAAAGGCACAAACTTGTACTAACGTGATTGCATCTACCTGGACCAAATCAAAATTCTTGAGATAATGAACCTAGCAATCCCCTACAACTGGAACCTGAATCTACAACAACGCTCTAAAAGAGTGAAGCAACAGGAAATGTTAGAACATCATTAACCATAATAGTGCTaagaaaatttaacttttaagcACCAATAAGACTTGTCGGCAGTGGAGAAGGACTGGCCTGTTTATTGAATGTGCTGTAAAAACTGCTATATCTACTACCTTCGGCTTTTCATATTTAGCTTGCATTTTTGCATTCGATTTCCAGATCATCCCCAACTTGGAAGAACTATCGCTAAACAGTAAAGATGCGGCAAAGGTATGTCAAGGCCAGTTTCCAGCAGACCTCTTTCACAAAATAAGAGTTCTTGAGCTGCAATGCTTTCATGATAAATCGGCTGAATTTCCATTTGGTATGATGCATAGATTCCAGAATATGGAAAAGCTTCTTGTAACTAATGGTTATTTCAAAGAGCTGTTCCCATGTCGACTTGTTGATGAGGAGGAACATACTCTTGCTAGGATACTATACTTGAAACTTTATAGTCTTCCAGATTTGGAGAAAATTTGGAACCAAGATCTCCGAGTGGACCAGCTTCTTCAAAATCTTGAAACTCTGGAAGTAACGAGTTGTGACAGTTTTGATCAAATTTAGCACCATCTGCATCATCTTTCGGAAATCTAACAGCTTTTGCATGTATGGGATTGCAAAGCATTGAAATACTTGGTCACAACCTCAACTGCCAGAAGTCTTGTGCAACTCTCTGCAATGAGTATAAGGGAATGCCAAATGGTGACAGAAATTGTAGCAAGCAAGGGAGATGAAGCAGGAAATGAGATCATTTTCAGGAAATTGAAAAGTCTGAAACTTGATTGTTTGGCAAGCCTCACTAGCTTTTGCTCTATAAATTTCACCTTCAAATTCCCCTCTTTGACAGAAGTAATTGTGACAAATTGTCCAAAGATGAAGACTTTTTCCCCGGGAATCTTAAGCACACCAATGCTGCAGAAAGTATGGCTATCAGAAAAAAAGGACAAAGGACATTGGGAACGCGACCTCAACATCACCATTCAACAGCTCTCTGTATAAATTCTATGCATTTTCTAGATCTGTTCATCTAGTTTTACTCATCTTTTTTCCCATTCCATTATTCTAGTTCATATAAGATAGCCAGCACTTCTGAAACACTACACTGAACAATCATCCTGTTAGAATTTAGCATTGAGGAGCTTCAGGATGGTTCACTCAATTTGCAGGCTGCATGCTGTGGTTCTTCATAGTGGTTTGCTTGTGCTTTTTGAAAGATACAGCTGGTGCTTCAAGGGAGTGCTATAGTGACTCATTATCTGCGTGCATTATCATATCAGGACTCCAAAGAATACTTCCTGTCAGATGGTACAATGGCAATGGACTGATGGAATACTTTAATTGCTCGATAGTCAAAAGCAGAAAACAAAGAATCAGAAAGTGTGTTGGGCCCCACGGACCAGGCTGgcctttttatcaatttttttgcttttatctttttggatttagatttaaatgtaacataagaaattattattcgattttgttatctttttcaaataacACTGTAGGTTTTATGggaattttaacattttttcagttaatatgtctactatgaaaaaaaatcatgaatatttatttaacataaaatttatgttttttaagatttttaatttttttatataattgtataaacatttataaaatatttttcttcaatcatgtgaaaaatactgatattttatttaaatgttttattttaaattcacttttaagattataatgaatttttatttaagaaatagtgtttgcaatttattaaaaaaaaacattgatattgAGTTGATCATGCCTTAtaagtatctatttttttattttattattaattttataaaacataaagtcgagttaaaaatcagatttttaagTATGATATTTTCTATGAATAAAGTTCACAAATGTAGACAGCATGGTCTCACGACTATCCCTGTTCTTCGAGAATcagaaagattttattttatttttttaattttgagcaTGTTCATTTGAAATCTAGGCActtctttatttgtttattttattgtcaCAACAGCGGTGAAGATCTAGACAGACTGCGCAGACAACATAGTTTGCCTTTTGGGATGTTTCTGGACTACATCTGTTGAATGTTCTGTATAACAACATTTCATAGTGATGTCTTAGGATACTTTACTGACTCAAATTTAACAGTGTATGTCTTTGAAGATTCTTATTGTGTTTGCTTTTgtggttaaaaaatattttaaaaaatattatttatggttTTGCCCAGTAACTTGTTTTCTGCAAATGTAaagtgctgctgctgctttcaTCTTCCTTGTCCCACCACAGAGAAATCACCGAAGTCAAaaggcttttcttcttctttttttcgatCCATACAAAGTCCAACTCTTCATTGGGCCAGCTATGTGACAGAGCATCCAAGAGCTGCCATGTTCTAAGCTGGCAACGCAAGGTTCACACATGAATCTGCAAGCAAATTATGGACGAGGGCTGAGGCCATATTCTTGTGCTTGAAACTAATAACCAGAGAAATCAAATGGATGTT
Protein-coding sequences here:
- the LOC118061149 gene encoding disease resistance protein At4g27190, giving the protein MEFLSSMTSTVVELLIVPIRRSVTRVFNYSRNVKGLKTHLEELSDAKIRVLHSVDEARNRSEDIEDDVGKWLASVNVITEEANRVFGDEDKANKRCFMGLFPNVTTRYKVSTKIESIAEEAVKISLRGKFDRVSYRPSRRGIEDRSHKHYEAFESRVPVFDEILEALKDDDVDLVGVYGMPGVGKTTLVKKVAGQVKADRIFDVVVLAVVSQTPNLKKIQEQIADGLGLKLDAETDSGRADLLYKQLKKETKVLVILDDIWERLELDDVGIPSGSDHRGCKILMTSRDRNVLSRGMVTKKVFWLQVLPENEAWNLFKKMAGDVVKYPDLQLVAVEVAKRCAGLPILIVTVARALKDGDLPEWKDALERLKRFDKDEMDSQVYSPLELSYDSLKGEEIRSVFLLCGQLQPHRIVILDLLKYTVGLGLFKRISTLAEARNRLHKLVNDLKASCLLLEGGADGIVKMHDVVHCFAASVALRDHHVFTLASGTVLKECPAMLEQCSAISLLGSKIPGLPEVLNCPKAESFILCNGDPSLKIPDSLFKGTKTLQLMDMTGVQLPTLPSSLQFLEKLQTLCLDSCGLKDISMIGELKMLKVLSLIGSNIVRLPREIGQLTRLQLLDLSKNPGLEMIPPNVLSCLTQLEDLYMENSFLQWGIEGLDSQRNNASLAELKYLPNLSTLYLHITDPMILPRDFFSKKLERFKILIGEGWDWSSKRETSTTMKLKISASIQSEEGIQLLLKRTEDLHLDGLKGVKSVSYELDGQGFPRLKHLHIQNSLEIRYIVDSTMLSPSIAFPLLESLSLENLSKLEKICNSQPVAESFSNLRILKVESCPMLKNLFSLHVERGLLQLEEISIIDCKIMEVIVAEESGGGADEDEAIKLTQLRTLTLEYLPQFTSVSCKSNAASISQTSPEPLITDVRSNEIASDNELGTPMTLFNKKVEFPNLEDLKLSSIKVEKIWQDQPGELSYWFPRLTSLTVEGCGNLKYLFTSSMVESLAQLKRLELCDCTPMEEIIIKNGLGEEENVRGMMFPKLQFLKLKGLPNLTRFCTSHLIECSSLIELWIENCPALKTFISNSLSTDAVANNQFEETSSTLFDEKVAFSNIEKLHILGMDNLTMIWHTEFHSDSFCKLKVLKVKQANKLLNIFPPNMLRRFHNLDHLEVDDCSSLEEVFDLRSLMNEKESHAVTAFKLRDMYVWNLPKLKKVWNTNPHGILSFQNLHLVDALNCPSLKSLFPTSVALGLSQLQKLKLHNCGVEEIVAEEERLGEELKFVFPKTTSFILWRLPKLRSFYPGRHTSEWPVLKKLDVYHCHKVPVFDSELQSTQGACTQDQLEIQVQQPLFSFEKIIPNLEELSLNSKDAAKVCQGQFPADLFHKIRVLELQCFHDKSAEFPFGMMHRFQNMEKLLVTNGYFKELFPCRLVDEEEHTLARILYLKLYSLPDLEKIWNQDLRVDQLLQNLETLEVTSSLKYLVTTSTARSLVQLSAMSIRECQMVTEIVASKGDEAGNEIIFRKLKSLKLDCLASLTSFCSINFTFKFPSLTEVIVTNCPKMKTFSPGILSTPMLQKVWLSEKKDKGHWERDLNITIQQLSIQLVLQGSAIVTHYLRALSYQDSKEYFLSDGTMAMD